From one Prochlorococcus marinus str. MIT 0912 genomic stretch:
- a CDS encoding TIGR04283 family arsenosugar biosynthesis glycosyltransferase: protein MARLQKFPTLSIIIPTLNESSHLPLLLADLNEWPHDFELTIVDGGSIDLTISIAQIQGVDVIKSHKKNRGYQLKTGASNSKGEWLLFLHADSRLSPSWVKRLYKIIKNKKSKNFAWYFDFKIKKANLEFRILEIAVALRSYFLQRPYGDQGLLIHRDLYYNSGGFSSLKIMEDLDFITRITKTTRVKRIRGSIYTDDIKWSNSNIIKRAIKNYILRKKWRGGYNIDKISKEYNT, encoded by the coding sequence ATGGCTAGATTACAAAAGTTTCCGACTCTCAGTATCATCATACCAACTTTAAATGAGTCGAGCCACCTCCCTCTTCTCCTTGCCGATTTAAATGAATGGCCACACGATTTTGAATTAACCATAGTTGACGGAGGGAGTATAGATTTAACTATTTCAATTGCACAAATACAAGGAGTAGATGTTATTAAAAGCCATAAAAAGAATAGAGGCTATCAATTAAAAACTGGGGCTTCAAATTCAAAAGGAGAATGGCTTTTATTTCTACATGCAGATAGTAGATTAAGCCCAAGTTGGGTAAAGAGATTATACAAAATAATAAAAAATAAAAAGTCTAAGAATTTTGCTTGGTATTTTGATTTTAAAATTAAAAAAGCAAATCTAGAGTTCAGGATTTTAGAGATAGCAGTAGCACTTAGAAGTTATTTCTTACAACGACCTTATGGAGACCAAGGCTTACTTATACATAGAGATCTATATTACAATTCAGGGGGGTTTTCTTCATTAAAAATAATGGAAGATCTAGACTTTATAACAAGAATTACTAAAACAACTAGAGTAAAACGTATTAGAGGAAGTATATATACAGATGATATAAAGTGGTCCAATTCAAATATCATTAAACGTGCAATAAAGAATTATATATTAAGAAAAAAGTGGCGAGGTGGTTATAACATAGATAAAATATCAAAAGAATACAATACATAA